In one Halorubrum sp. CBA1229 genomic region, the following are encoded:
- a CDS encoding MarR family transcriptional regulator, protein MPISADRFESMREPDDGPVPGTNAHEVLSFLEEHADEAFTQSEIADATGIATGSIGPTLTRLREDGRVDHKGIYWRISDHARSLDAAGAHAGATAANREDEPPAYDDWQEHAVDPRADRE, encoded by the coding sequence ATGCCCATCAGCGCCGATCGGTTCGAATCGATGCGCGAACCGGACGACGGCCCCGTACCGGGAACGAACGCGCACGAGGTCCTCTCGTTTCTGGAAGAACACGCCGATGAGGCGTTCACGCAGAGCGAAATCGCGGACGCGACGGGGATCGCGACGGGGTCCATCGGACCGACGCTCACGCGGCTCCGCGAGGACGGTCGGGTCGATCATAAGGGGATATACTGGCGGATAAGCGATCACGCCCGGAGCCTCGACGCCGCCGGAGCGCACGCAGGAGCGACCGCAGCGAACCGTGAGGACGAACCGCCGGCGTATGACGACTGGCAGGAGCACGCGGTCGACCCCCGCGCGGACCGTGAGTGA
- a CDS encoding deoxyribodipyrimidine photo-lyase, which yields MDLFWHRRDLRLADNVGLAAAADRGAVAGAFVFDDDVLAHASDARVRRLLDGLAALRDNYRDRGSDLLVARGDPESVLPELAGALDADRVVWNRDYSGLARQRDADVRKALNEAGIERAAHHDAVLHTPDSIRTNAGDPYSVYTYYWRKWADRETDSPAPTPGAGDLVDADALAAAVGDDGGALADGGDRGDGRSVDGVAIDRVAVGDLPAPADLGFAEPEADIGPAGTEAARQRLDDFLSEAVFAYDAERDYPAREATSRMSAFLKYGEIGVREAYEATERAMAAAEERAEETDEEGDEDEGPVAAVEEYQQQLAWREFYTQVLYHNPEVVTDDYKEYEEGIEWRDDPDEIAAWKRGETGYPIVDAGMRQLREEAFMHNRVRMIVASFLTKDLLADWRHGYEHFREKLADHDTANDNGGWQWAASTGTDAQPYFRIFNPMTQGERYDPDAEYIKEYVPELRGLDADLIHEWHELSPTQRANAAPEYPAPVVDHSERREEALAMYKRARGEDPDE from the coding sequence ATGGATCTGTTCTGGCACCGACGGGACCTGCGACTCGCCGATAACGTCGGGCTCGCGGCTGCGGCCGACAGGGGAGCGGTCGCGGGCGCCTTCGTCTTCGACGACGACGTGCTGGCGCACGCGAGCGACGCGCGGGTCCGCCGCCTGCTCGACGGGCTCGCGGCGCTGCGGGACAACTACCGCGACCGCGGCAGCGACCTCCTCGTCGCCCGCGGCGACCCCGAGAGCGTCCTCCCGGAGCTGGCCGGCGCGCTCGACGCTGACCGGGTCGTCTGGAATCGAGACTACTCGGGGCTCGCGCGCCAGCGCGACGCCGATGTCCGGAAGGCGCTCAACGAGGCCGGGATCGAACGCGCGGCGCACCACGACGCGGTGTTACACACTCCGGACTCGATCCGGACGAATGCCGGCGACCCCTACTCGGTGTACACCTACTACTGGCGGAAGTGGGCCGACCGCGAGACCGACTCGCCGGCACCGACGCCCGGGGCGGGCGACCTCGTCGACGCCGACGCGCTGGCGGCGGCGGTGGGGGACGACGGGGGCGCGCTGGCGGACGGCGGTGATCGGGGCGACGGGCGATCGGTCGACGGCGTCGCGATCGACCGCGTCGCCGTCGGTGACCTGCCCGCACCCGCCGACCTGGGCTTCGCGGAGCCCGAGGCCGACATCGGTCCGGCCGGCACCGAGGCGGCCCGCCAGCGGCTTGACGATTTCCTCTCGGAGGCGGTGTTCGCGTATGACGCGGAGCGCGACTACCCCGCCCGCGAGGCCACCTCCCGCATGTCGGCCTTTTTAAAATACGGCGAGATCGGGGTGCGCGAGGCGTACGAGGCGACCGAGCGCGCGATGGCCGCGGCGGAGGAGCGGGCCGAGGAAACCGATGAGGAGGGCGACGAGGACGAGGGCCCCGTCGCCGCGGTCGAGGAGTACCAGCAGCAGCTGGCGTGGCGGGAGTTCTACACGCAGGTGCTGTACCACAACCCAGAGGTCGTGACGGACGACTACAAGGAGTACGAGGAGGGGATCGAGTGGCGCGACGACCCCGACGAGATCGCGGCGTGGAAGCGCGGCGAGACCGGCTACCCGATCGTCGACGCCGGGATGCGTCAGCTCCGCGAGGAGGCGTTCATGCACAACCGCGTGCGGATGATCGTCGCCTCCTTCCTGACGAAGGACCTGCTCGCGGACTGGCGCCACGGATACGAGCACTTCCGGGAGAAACTGGCCGACCACGACACCGCCAACGACAACGGCGGCTGGCAGTGGGCGGCCTCGACCGGGACCGACGCCCAGCCCTACTTCCGCATCTTCAACCCGATGACACAGGGGGAGCGGTACGACCCCGACGCGGAGTACATCAAAGAGTACGTCCCCGAGCTCCGGGGCCTCGACGCCGACCTGATCCACGAGTGGCACGAGCTGTCGCCCACCCAGCGCGCGAACGCGGCGCCGGAATACCCCGCGCCCGTCGTCGACCACTCGGAGCGACGCGAGGAGGCGTTGGCGATGTACAAGCGAGCGCGCGGCGAGGACCCGGACGAGTAG
- a CDS encoding SipW-dependent-type signal peptide-containing protein codes for MHNTPLRKTAVLAVSMALLIAAVSSGAVTYAAFSDSGDVDVTFTAGNFSGSSEVTISGTNVVDSDETDNITATDNTTTDNTTTDNTTTDNTTTDNTTTDNTTTDNTTTDNTTTDNTTDSDDTTTNETSQNTSDRLYSEGLPTTEGPDVSRASDAVPAASATTADQRRLPAAPPPSGG; via the coding sequence ATGCATAACACGCCACTTCGAAAGACCGCCGTGCTGGCGGTGAGTATGGCGCTACTGATAGCCGCGGTCTCCAGCGGCGCCGTGACGTATGCCGCGTTCAGCGACAGCGGTGACGTTGACGTGACGTTTACTGCCGGCAACTTCTCCGGCAGTTCGGAAGTAACGATAAGCGGGACGAATGTAGTGGATTCCGACGAGACGGACAACATCACAGCGACCGACAACACCACGACCGACAACACCACGACCGACAACACCACGACCGACAACACCACGACCGACAACACCACGACCGACAACACCACGACCGACAACACCACGACCGACAACACCACGACCGACAACACCACCGACAGCGACGATACCACGACCAACGAAACGAGCCAGAACACATCCGATCGGCTCTATAGCGAAGGCCTCCCGACCACCGAGGGACCGGACGTTAGTCGGGCGAGCGACGCCGTTCCAGCCGCCTCGGCGACGACCGCGGACCAACGACGTCTCCCGGCGGCGCCGCCGCCGTCGGGCGGGTGA
- a CDS encoding signal peptidase I gives MPDTRRLLSWLGLLLLIAIVIPFVIYAVPGVVGAEGSYVVLSGSMEPTINTGDVVVVDDVDPADIEERDVITYLRSGSDTPTTHRVVGINEDGGERSFVTQGDANDDPDASPVAASEVRGQVVFTIPYIGYVIQFGSTTTGFVALVVVPFALLLLSEVYSIVVDGSESDDEGSDETKAVTAADPDVAGPEPAVRRPVHTPTVAGTNGQRAASEAADEEAEDGGGIALTRTDLRLSLGVLTGTAVYAGWVVYNIQAAWSFAVAFGSGIGALLVGSMYYAAGSDDAPESETTSDTGSVPALDPVAVTGSTPAMRADGSSMPSPEHAGIESADHAESEADDA, from the coding sequence ATGCCCGACACTCGCCGGCTGCTCAGTTGGCTCGGACTCCTCCTGTTGATCGCTATCGTGATCCCGTTCGTCATCTACGCGGTGCCGGGAGTGGTCGGGGCCGAGGGGAGCTACGTCGTGCTGTCGGGCAGCATGGAGCCGACGATCAACACGGGCGACGTCGTCGTCGTCGACGACGTGGACCCGGCCGACATCGAGGAACGGGACGTTATCACCTACCTCCGGAGCGGCTCGGATACCCCGACCACCCATCGCGTTGTCGGTATCAACGAGGACGGCGGCGAGCGCTCGTTCGTAACCCAGGGTGACGCGAACGACGACCCGGACGCCTCGCCGGTCGCGGCCTCGGAAGTCAGAGGCCAAGTCGTGTTCACGATCCCGTACATCGGGTACGTCATTCAGTTCGGGAGCACGACCACCGGATTCGTCGCTCTCGTCGTCGTTCCGTTCGCCCTGCTGCTGCTCTCGGAGGTGTACTCGATAGTCGTCGACGGTTCGGAATCGGACGACGAGGGGAGCGACGAGACGAAAGCGGTCACCGCTGCAGACCCGGACGTCGCCGGGCCGGAGCCGGCCGTTCGGCGACCCGTCCACACTCCGACCGTCGCCGGGACGAACGGTCAGAGGGCGGCGTCCGAAGCGGCCGACGAGGAAGCGGAAGATGGGGGGGGCATCGCGCTCACGCGAACGGACCTCCGTCTCTCGCTGGGCGTTCTCACGGGGACCGCGGTATACGCCGGCTGGGTCGTCTACAACATCCAAGCCGCGTGGTCGTTCGCCGTCGCCTTCGGGTCGGGAATCGGGGCGTTACTCGTCGGCTCTATGTACTACGCCGCCGGGAGTGATGACGCACCGGAGTCGGAGACCACGTCAGATACTGGCTCGGTACCCGCCCTGGACCCTGTGGCCGTGACTGGATCGACCCCGGCGATGCGTGCCGACGGATCGTCGATGCCGTCTCCTGAGCACGCCGGAATCGAGAGCGCGGATCACGCGGAATCGGAGGCGGACGATGCATAA